The following proteins come from a genomic window of Hydrogenobacter sp.:
- a CDS encoding SDR family oxidoreductase → MNVVITGGSKGIGRATVIRFIKDGHKVCTCSRSEEGLKTLWEEFGHTGKLFLKRCDVSERSSAKEFVYFCAEKLGGFDVLINNAGILGVRESIQNYPEDIWEEVIRTNINGTFYVTKYALTFMKERGVIINFSSGVGKRPAPYWGAYAVSKFGIEGFSLLLAHELKDRGIRVYAFNPGATRTQMRSSAYPQEDPMSLKPPEKVADFIIRLINSHLPSGSVDYQE, encoded by the coding sequence ATGAATGTAGTGATCACGGGAGGAAGCAAAGGTATAGGAAGAGCCACGGTGATAAGATTTATAAAAGATGGTCATAAGGTCTGTACATGTTCAAGAAGCGAGGAGGGTCTGAAAACTCTTTGGGAAGAATTTGGACATACTGGAAAGCTTTTTCTAAAAAGGTGTGATGTTTCCGAAAGATCGTCCGCAAAGGAGTTTGTATATTTTTGCGCTGAGAAGCTGGGCGGTTTTGATGTGCTTATCAACAATGCAGGTATTTTGGGAGTGAGAGAAAGTATACAGAATTATCCAGAGGACATTTGGGAGGAAGTTATAAGGACTAACATAAACGGTACATTTTATGTAACCAAGTACGCATTAACTTTTATGAAAGAGAGAGGAGTAATAATAAACTTTTCCTCGGGGGTAGGCAAAAGACCTGCTCCTTACTGGGGTGCTTACGCAGTCTCTAAGTTTGGTATAGAAGGTTTTTCCCTTTTATTGGCACATGAGCTGAAAGACAGAGGTATAAGGGTTTACGCTTTTAATCCTGGTGCTACAAGAACACAGATGAGATCAAGCGCATACCCTCAAGAAGATCCAATGAGTCTTAAACCTCCAGAAAAAGTGGCAGATTTCATAATTAGGCTTATAAATTCACATCTACCTTCTGGATCTGTTGATTATCAGGAGTAA
- the cas6 gene encoding CRISPR-associated endoribonuclease Cas6: protein MRFVVRLRSETEADIPIDYRRRFISLLKYIFGNQEFERKETRPYTFAVYFGKVKIEEEFIKGVSFINFRFSTGNPIVASLFYNGILKLKKENYNHSIGTGKFKVEKLDLERQTELTGKFKTLSPVIVERIGYKNRKNPEERYVVPGDDTFGESLIENTVRRYQALTGTYPRCSKFSLNPVWYKVEFIKHYGGYLKGFMGEFELDTNSRDMIEFVYKYGLGMRTGQGFGFLSALK, encoded by the coding sequence ATGCGATTTGTAGTAAGGCTGAGATCGGAAACCGAAGCTGACATACCCATAGATTACAGAAGAAGATTTATCTCACTTCTCAAGTATATATTTGGTAATCAGGAATTTGAAAGAAAAGAGACGAGACCTTATACCTTTGCCGTTTACTTTGGAAAGGTGAAAATAGAAGAAGAGTTCATAAAGGGTGTAAGTTTTATAAACTTCAGATTCTCTACCGGTAATCCTATTGTTGCAAGCCTCTTTTACAACGGTATTTTAAAATTGAAAAAAGAAAACTATAACCACTCCATAGGTACGGGAAAATTTAAAGTGGAGAAACTGGATCTGGAAAGGCAGACGGAATTAACCGGTAAGTTTAAAACTCTTTCTCCCGTAATTGTGGAGAGAATAGGTTACAAAAACAGAAAAAATCCTGAGGAAAGGTATGTCGTGCCGGGAGATGATACCTTTGGAGAATCGTTAATAGAAAATACAGTGAGGAGATATCAAGCTTTAACCGGTACCTATCCCAGATGTTCCAAGTTTTCCCTAAACCCTGTATGGTATAAGGTGGAATTTATAAAGCATTATGGAGGATATCTAAAAGGCTTTATGGGAGAATTTGAACTTGATACGAATAGTCGGGATATGATAGAGTTTGTCTATAAGTATGGGCTTGGAATGAGAACAGGTCAAGGTTTTGGTTTCTTGAGTGCCTTGAAATGA
- a CDS encoding TIGR01906 family membrane protein, which yields MRKTLILVLFPVVIVLLSVRLAFTEFFVEWEYSKDDFPKDRWGLSNELRLQIAKLGLRAVLSDSGMKEFKASGLFGNREIKHMQDVKKLLSFLFSLLYALTPVMLILLLSLRSVRRIGWMLLLSSLIVYGIGIFFILLSFVDYDWLFTTFHNYVFGPYSWRFRDTDMLLRVYPMRFWFDATIFTLVLTFVITGILQIVGFLLLIINRSRR from the coding sequence GTGAGAAAAACGCTTATCTTAGTACTCTTTCCTGTAGTGATCGTACTGCTTTCTGTTAGACTTGCCTTTACAGAATTTTTCGTTGAGTGGGAGTACTCAAAAGATGACTTTCCTAAAGATAGGTGGGGGCTTAGCAATGAACTGAGACTCCAAATAGCAAAGCTCGGGCTTAGAGCAGTCCTTTCAGATAGCGGTATGAAGGAATTTAAAGCTTCAGGGCTTTTTGGGAATAGAGAGATAAAACACATGCAGGATGTAAAGAAGCTTCTCTCGTTTCTTTTTTCCCTTCTTTATGCCCTTACTCCAGTGATGTTAATATTACTACTTTCACTCCGCAGTGTGAGGCGTATCGGTTGGATGCTCTTACTTTCCAGTTTAATTGTGTATGGAATAGGTATCTTTTTTATTTTATTATCTTTCGTAGATTACGATTGGCTTTTTACAACATTTCACAATTACGTATTTGGACCCTATTCCTGGCGCTTTAGAGATACAGACATGCTTCTTCGTGTATATCCTATGAGGTTTTGGTTTGATGCGACAATCTTTACCCTTGTATTAACCTTCGTAATTACTGGTATTCTTCAGATAGTAGGTTTTTTACTCCTGATAATCAACAGATCCAGAAGGTAG